Part of the Varibaculum massiliense genome is shown below.
CAGATTCACTTGCCCAAACTCTGATAATGCTTGTTCGATGAGGAGGCGGCGACCTCCGCTATGTACAGACACCTTAGCCTCCCGTTCTGCTGCCACAATCGAACCAGGTAGCTAGAGTATTACCAGAGTCCGTTTACAATTACTCTACCCATCATTACACGTGGCTTCAATACTTATTGTGAGTTTACTGAGAGATTTTGTGGACTTAATCGATTATCTTTACGATTATTATGGATTTTTGAGATGTTTCCTTGTTTAACTTCCTAAAACGTGCAACACTGTCACTATAAAGTTACCCCTCACTGAGGAGGATAAATGTCTGCAGAAGAAACAATTTATGGCACTCCCGTAGTCAATGGTCTAGCTTACGGACCGGTTGCCTGGGTAAGCCGTTTCGAAATCCCCAAACTACCTGCCACAAAAATCCCGCTGGATGAGCGGGAAGCAGAAGCCGAGCGTTACACCCAAGCATCCCAAGCCGTATCCGGTCGCCTCTTGGCACGCTCTAAGGAAACCGTAGGCAGCGCCGCGGCTGTTTTAGCAGCACAAGCGGAACTTTCCCGTGACCCTGGTTTCAAGAAAATGGTGGTCAAAGCGATAAACAAAGGTATCCCGGCTGCCAGCGCGGTAATCACCACCACCGAAATGTTTTGCACCATGTTTGAAAAAGCCGGGGGGTTGATGGCCGAACACACCACTGACCTCAACGATCTGTGCTTGCGGGTAGTGGCGGAGCTGCTAGGAGAACCCGAGCCGGGACTGCCTCATTTATCCGAGCCTTCGATACTTTTCGCCGACGATCTGGCTCCGGCTGATACTGCCGGACTGAACCCGGAAAAAATCTTGGCTTTGGTTACCGAACAGGGTGGCCCCACCTCCCACACTTCAATTATTGCTCGCCAGCTGGGGATTCCCTGTATCGTGGCGGTGCGTAAACTCCACCAAATTGCTCAGGGGGAACAGGTATTCGTAGACGCCTCCCTAGGATCGATAACCACTGGAGCCGACCCGGATGAAACCCGCCCGAAAGTTGCGGCTGATCTGCGCACGCGCGAAGATATCCGCCACTGGCAGGGGCCGGCACGGCTTGCCAGTGGCGAGGACGTGGAACTGTTAGCCAATGTACAAGATGGCCCCGGGGCAAAGAAAGCCGCCGCCGGATACGCTCAGGGGGTAGGACTTTTCCGCACTGAGCTGTGTTTCTTAGATTCAATGAAAGAGCCTACTTGCGCAGAGCAGGCAGAAATATATTCCCAGGTATTGGCGGCTTTTCCTGATAAAAAGGTGGTTACCCGCACTTTAGATGCCGGCTCGGATAAACCAATTTCTTGGGCAACTTTAGAGGAAGAACCTAACCCCGCCCTAGGGGTACGCGGGCTACGTACTACTGGGATTGAAGAAAAACTGTTCACCCGGCAATTAGATGCAATCGCGCAGGCCGCCCAGGGGCATCCCGGGAAAAACTGGGTGCTGGTACCGATGGTGTCTACCTTGTCGGAGGCAAAGTGGGTAGCGAAGCTGATTCGCCAGCGAGGACTTGCTGCCGGAATCATGGTGGAAGTGCCGGCGGTTGCGATTATGATTGACCAGTTCTTAGCCGAGGTTGATTTCGTTTCTATTGGCACTAATGACCTCACCCAGTATGTGATGGCTGCCGACCGGATGAACGCTAATCTGGCGACCTACACTGACCCGTGGCAACCAGCAGTTTTAACCCTGATTTCTCGGGTAGCTGCCTCCGGGGTGCGCCTAAGCAAGCCGGTCGGAGTATGCGGGGAGGCAGCTGCTGACCCCATTTTGGCTTGCGTATTAATCGGCATGGGGGTCACTTCCCTGTCAATGGCTGCCTCGGCGATTCCCGGAGTGGGCGCCCAGCTAGAACAGGTCACCAAGAAGCAGTGCGAAAACGCCGCACAAGCGATTTTAACAGCCAAAGATAGCGGAGATGCCCGCGCCAAAGCGCGCCGGGCTCTGGGAATTGACCGCTGACTTAATACCCGGCGGGGGCAGTTCCGATAGACAGGTATTGCCCCTCCCCCAGGTCAACGATATCGCCCGCTTGCAGCACTACCGGGTCTGCGGGTTCAATCGGGTAAATCTGCCCGCTGCGGCGCAAACGGGTGCCATTTACCGACTCTAGATCTTTCAGCGAGGGATTACCGTGCTCATCTATATAGAGCAGGCAGTGGGTGCGGGAAATCTGTTTAGCCGGACTCGGCACGGTCATAGTTTGGGCTTGGGGATAGGAAGAGGTAGCGGCATCCGGGCGGCGACCTACCACAATCGCGTCCTCTAAAATCATGGACTGCCCTTGCCCGGAAGTCACTGTATAACGCAATGCCGGCTGGTAACCGGGTTGTTCCCCATATTGAGGTTGCATCCCGTATTGCCCCTGCCCATAGTCAGCTTGCCCATACTGTTGCTGGTATTGAGGCTGTTCTTGATATTGGGGCTGTTCGTAGGAGGGCTGCTGGTAGGCAGGTTGTCCATATTCCGGTTGCCCATACTCAGACTGTCCATATTCGGATGGCTGATATCCAGGAACGCCTTGGGGAGAATACCCCGCGTATTGGGGAGCTTGCGGTTGTTCACCATAAGGATTGGGGTAGGCGGGATTTCCCGCCTGAGCATAGGGGGCGGGATTTCCCGGCACGGGCGCACCGGATTCCGCTTGGGGAGCTCCATAAACCCCGTTGGGCGGATAACCTGCACTAGCATTACCCGACTGGTTCGGATAGTACTGGTAGGGATCGTTATTCATCTGGTTTCCTCCATTACCAACCGGCAATTTTGCACTCTCCTATTGGCACCAGTCTACCCCAGGCGAGATTTTTCCATCTAAGCTCACCGCGAAAACTTTTACACACCATTTCCCACCCTGGGGCTTAAGAGTTATTTCTGGTTCGGTCACCGTATGACTGCCCGCATCTTTGCCATCTTGGGTCACCTGCACCTGGTAAGAGGCGGGAGTATCGCCCTCGCCCGGTTTCCAAGTTAAAGTTATTTGTCCATCTGCAGCCGG
Proteins encoded:
- the ptsP gene encoding phosphoenolpyruvate--protein phosphotransferase encodes the protein MSAEETIYGTPVVNGLAYGPVAWVSRFEIPKLPATKIPLDEREAEAERYTQASQAVSGRLLARSKETVGSAAAVLAAQAELSRDPGFKKMVVKAINKGIPAASAVITTTEMFCTMFEKAGGLMAEHTTDLNDLCLRVVAELLGEPEPGLPHLSEPSILFADDLAPADTAGLNPEKILALVTEQGGPTSHTSIIARQLGIPCIVAVRKLHQIAQGEQVFVDASLGSITTGADPDETRPKVAADLRTREDIRHWQGPARLASGEDVELLANVQDGPGAKKAAAGYAQGVGLFRTELCFLDSMKEPTCAEQAEIYSQVLAAFPDKKVVTRTLDAGSDKPISWATLEEEPNPALGVRGLRTTGIEEKLFTRQLDAIAQAAQGHPGKNWVLVPMVSTLSEAKWVAKLIRQRGLAAGIMVEVPAVAIMIDQFLAEVDFVSIGTNDLTQYVMAADRMNANLATYTDPWQPAVLTLISRVAASGVRLSKPVGVCGEAAADPILACVLIGMGVTSLSMAASAIPGVGAQLEQVTKKQCENAAQAILTAKDSGDARAKARRALGIDR
- a CDS encoding FHA domain-containing protein; the protein is MNNDPYQYYPNQSGNASAGYPPNGVYGAPQAESGAPVPGNPAPYAQAGNPAYPNPYGEQPQAPQYAGYSPQGVPGYQPSEYGQSEYGQPEYGQPAYQQPSYEQPQYQEQPQYQQQYGQADYGQGQYGMQPQYGEQPGYQPALRYTVTSGQGQSMILEDAIVVGRRPDAATSSYPQAQTMTVPSPAKQISRTHCLLYIDEHGNPSLKDLESVNGTRLRRSGQIYPIEPADPVVLQAGDIVDLGEGQYLSIGTAPAGY